Within the Deltaproteobacteria bacterium genome, the region ACGCGCGTCGAGGCCGGCCTTCGCCAGATCCGACGCGATGGCGCCGCACAGTTCCGGGCGCATGTGCGTGATGAGGAGCCGGGGGGCGCGCTCGGCCTTCGCAACGTCCGCGGCGAGCGTTTTTGGGCAATAATGCCCTGTGATTCGCGCTGCGGCCTCCCCCGCATCGGCAAACGTCGTTTCCACGAGCACGGTTCGGATGTCGTCATGGCGTTTGACGACGTGCCAGATCGCGTCCGTTGTCGCGGTGTCGCCGGTATAGACGAACCCTTCGCCGTCCCAGCGCAAATAAAACCCCGCGCACGGAACCGTGTGATGCACGGGCACCGCCGTGACCTCGTATCCGCCGACACTCGCGGCCTTTGCGATGGGTAGCTCGTGATAGACCAGCGCGGGCGGATCTCCGATCATGGTGAAGTCGGGCCAGAGGACGCCGTTCAGCAGGTGGCGGCGCACCGCGTCGATCACGCCGGGAATCGCCGCGAGGATGAGGCTTGGCAGCCTCTTGTTGGCACGTTCCATGAGCAGAAACGGCAATTCCTTCACGTGGTCGACGTGCGCGTGCGAGAGAAACAGAACTTGAAGGCGCTCCATCGCGGAAACGTCGAGCGCCGAATTGACCGTTCCCGCGTCGAGCAGAGCGTCGTCGTTCAGGAGAAATCCGGTCGATCGATGGCTCGGTGTCAGACGGCCATAGCATCCGAGAACGCGAAGACGCATGAGAACCTCCGCACTCGCGCGAGGCGAGCACCCGGGACATCGTGTTCGAAAAATGCCCCCGGCAGGATTTGAACCTGCGACCCCCGGATTAGGAATCCGTTTTTCCGCTTTGTCAAAGTGCTAAGTACCTGATACAGCTTGTTCGGCATCTTGTCCAGACGCCCTGTTCATGCGGCTTTTGCGCGTCCTGTGTCCGAAAATGGCCGAAGCCCCCGACCGGAAATGGCGTGGCCGAAAAATGGCCGAACACGGGATTTCCGTCTGGCTGAGGCCATTTTCCAGCCTGTTGCAATTCACCACATATTGATCCGAATCCCCGCCAACAAACCACAGATTGACAAATTGGAATTGATTTTGTAGAATCAAAATCCCTATTCGTCGACGGACACCATCAAATGGAGCTAATAGCGTGTCGAATAGGAGCATTCACGAAATGCCGACTCTCTTGACCTACTCCGAAGCTTGCGCAATTTTGAAAATGAAGCTTCCCACGTTGTACTCAAAGGTATCGCGACGCGAGATCCCGCATGTTCGCCTCTCCGGGCGCGACGTTCGGTTCGACGCGGACGAGTTGGCGCGGTGGATTGACGATCGGCGCGTGCGCGTCGGCGCGGTCGCCCCCGAAACCCCCGAACACTGACCGGGGGGCCTCATGAAAAAGCTCACGCCCTTGCGGGTGATCCGCGAGAAGTGTCTCGATTGCAGCGGTGGGCAACGAGGTGAAGTGCGCCGATGCCCCGTCACGAAGTGCGCCCTGTGGCCGTTTCGTTTCGGCCACTGTCCCAAACCTGTGTCCTGCGAAAAACAGGGTGTTTCGCCGCCGACTGCGTGCGCCGGTGGTGCTCCCTTGCCCCCGCGCGCCATGAACGAAAAACCCCCGTTCGCGGCGGGGGTTTGACGATGGGACGTGACATTAAAAAGTCGAGCGCGTGGTTCTGGGGACTTGGGACGCCGGAGATCGGTCGGTCGCCGATCATGCGCGAGATGACCTCAGAAGCCATGACCGTTTACGCGAACATTTCCTTTTCCGTCAAGAACAAGCTCCGAACCGCTGGGCACGAGGACGTGCCGTGGGGATACTCAGACGGCCCGGTGCTAATGCGAAGAGAAGACACCGCGCGCGGTCTGTTCACGGTCATCCGCTTGGGATTGTTCGAGGTCGCCGACGGCGGCGCGTTTCGCGACGGGCGCTATCGGAAGTCGCATTACCGGGTGTCGTTTCGTTGGGCGAAGTATGACCCCGACCGGCCCGGTCGATTCATTCTGGAGTCGCCGGAAGTTTCGGCCAACTGGAAAGCCTGTTTCGACGCCGACGGTCGGTGGAAGCCCGGCGTGAATCCGAAACGCGCGCCGTCGAAGTCTCGCGCGGGCGGCAATTTCCCGGTCCACCG harbors:
- a CDS encoding 3',5'-cyclic-nucleotide phosphodiesterase, with amino-acid sequence MRLRVLGCYGRLTPSHRSTGFLLNDDALLDAGTVNSALDVSAMERLQVLFLSHAHVDHVKELPFLLMERANKRLPSLILAAIPGVIDAVRRHLLNGVLWPDFTMIGDPPALVYHELPIAKAASVGGYEVTAVPVHHTVPCAGFYLRWDGEGFVYTGDTATTDAIWHVVKRHDDIRTVLVETTFADAGEAAARITGHYCPKTLAADVAKAERAPRLLITHMRPELCGAIASDLAKAGLDARLVEQDLEYDLG
- a CDS encoding helix-turn-helix domain-containing protein, with amino-acid sequence MPTLLTYSEACAILKMKLPTLYSKVSRREIPHVRLSGRDVRFDADELARWIDDRRVRVGAVAPETPEH